From the genome of Deinococcus aerius, one region includes:
- a CDS encoding FRG domain-containing protein has product MDEIRVSSWLDLHEVLYGGAWNQGLRRFRSPFVFRGQGRADTKLTTTLQRLGGETREVERHLLRNFRKYAYRSGVDRDLSWYWLAVGQHHGLPTRLLDWTSSPLVAMHFATAEERHYDQDGVIWMTNFVRTNETLPGPLRDLLTQEGAGVFTVDMLAASSRERHPNGAAPLSTFDLGWLEDLEREAEQPFLLFLEPPSIDERIVQQSALFSLLSNPDTALDDWLEERPGMAQKVIVPAGLKWEIRDKLDQSGITERTLFPGLSGLSQALRRYYRVPPDPGETAQGTPEDERAELNRQG; this is encoded by the coding sequence ATGGACGAGATCAGGGTCTCCTCGTGGCTGGACCTGCACGAGGTGCTGTACGGGGGGGCGTGGAATCAGGGGCTGCGCCGCTTCCGCTCCCCCTTCGTGTTCCGGGGGCAGGGGCGGGCGGATACCAAGCTGACCACGACCCTGCAACGGCTGGGGGGCGAGACGCGGGAGGTCGAGCGGCACCTCCTGCGGAATTTTCGCAAGTACGCCTACCGCTCGGGGGTGGACCGGGACCTCTCGTGGTACTGGCTGGCGGTGGGGCAGCATCACGGCCTGCCCACCCGGCTCCTCGACTGGACCTCCTCGCCCCTGGTGGCGATGCACTTTGCCACCGCCGAGGAGCGGCACTACGACCAGGACGGCGTGATCTGGATGACGAACTTCGTGCGGACGAATGAGACTCTGCCGGGGCCGCTGCGAGACCTCCTCACCCAGGAGGGCGCGGGGGTCTTCACGGTCGATATGCTCGCCGCCTCCTCGCGGGAGCGCCATCCGAACGGGGCTGCTCCCCTTTCCACCTTCGACCTGGGCTGGCTGGAGGACCTGGAGCGCGAGGCCGAGCAACCCTTCCTGCTGTTTCTGGAGCCGCCTTCCATCGACGAGCGGATCGTGCAGCAGTCGGCCCTCTTCTCGCTGCTGTCCAACCCGGATACGGCCCTGGACGACTGGCTGGAGGAGCGCCCCGGCATGGCCCAGAAGGTCATCGTACCCGCGGGGCTCAAGTGGGAGATCAGGGACAAGCTCGACCAGTCGGGCATCACCGAGCGCACCCTCTTCCCGGGCCTGAGCGGGCTGAGCCAGGCGCTCAGGCGCTACTACCGCGTGCCCCCCGACCCCGGGGAAACGGCCCAGGGCACCCCCGAGGATGAACGCGCCGAGCTGAACCGCCAGGGCTGA